One Lysobacter enzymogenes DNA segment encodes these proteins:
- a CDS encoding DUF2164 domain-containing protein, protein METIRFVAEEKALLVARLQRYFSEELKQSIGRFDAEFMLDFISEELGAYYYNRGVADAQAVLAAKVEDLADAVWQLERPTEFKR, encoded by the coding sequence ATGGAAACGATCCGGTTCGTCGCCGAGGAAAAGGCGCTGTTGGTCGCGCGGTTGCAGCGTTACTTCAGCGAAGAGCTCAAGCAATCGATCGGGCGCTTCGATGCGGAGTTCATGCTCGACTTCATTTCCGAGGAACTCGGCGCGTACTACTACAACCGCGGCGTCGCCGATGCGCAGGCGGTGCTGGCGGCGAAGGTCGAGGACCTGGCCGATGCGGTGTGGCAGCTGGAGCGGCCGACCGAATTCAAGCGCTGA
- a CDS encoding MarR family winged helix-turn-helix transcriptional regulator, whose protein sequence is MSDPAFHLRQTALGLERLGGLMRAQQWREPDAYALHPAQRALLELLGEDKRGWRVGELAQRLGVSAASASDTIAALQARELVRRERDPDDGRAVRVHPSRRGLAWLRRSRARGGLGERLLATLAPDELAAFSRSLQLLILQAQREGLATGLRTCAGCEFFRPFEGGGDAPHYCALVGAAFGDAQLRVDCAEHRPRAADARAGALDAVAARFRAGAGDHRDTTSRRGPAPKRTHSAAAE, encoded by the coding sequence ATGAGCGATCCCGCTTTCCATCTGCGCCAGACCGCCCTGGGCCTGGAGCGCCTGGGCGGCCTGATGCGCGCGCAGCAGTGGCGCGAGCCGGACGCGTACGCGCTGCATCCGGCCCAGCGCGCGCTGTTGGAGCTGCTGGGCGAGGACAAGCGCGGTTGGCGGGTCGGCGAGCTGGCGCAGCGCCTGGGCGTGTCGGCGGCCAGCGCCAGCGACACCATCGCCGCGTTGCAGGCGCGCGAACTGGTGCGGCGCGAGCGCGATCCCGACGACGGCCGCGCGGTGCGCGTGCATCCGAGCCGGCGCGGGCTGGCCTGGCTGCGCCGCAGCCGCGCCCGCGGCGGGCTCGGCGAGCGCTTGCTGGCGACGTTGGCGCCGGACGAACTGGCGGCGTTCTCGCGTTCGCTGCAGTTGTTGATCCTGCAGGCCCAGCGCGAAGGGCTGGCGACCGGGCTGCGCACCTGCGCCGGTTGCGAGTTCTTCCGTCCGTTCGAAGGCGGCGGCGACGCCCCGCATTACTGCGCCCTGGTCGGCGCCGCGTTCGGCGACGCGCAGCTGCGCGTGGATTGCGCCGAACACCGGCCGCGCGCCGCGGATGCGCGCGCCGGCGCGCTGGATGCGGTGGCCGCGCGGTTCCGCGCCGGCGCCGGCGATCACCGCGACACGACATCGCGCCGCGGCCCCGCGCCGAAGCGCACGCATTCCGCAGCCGCGGAATAG
- a CDS encoding MOSC domain-containing protein: protein MGSNEAGTTVTALLCGRAVAYSRPGSVSAIDKRPLHGPVRIGELGLDGDEQGDLRVHGGPDKAVHHYPREHYRRWREEVGAHALFDAPGAFGENLSSEGLDEAAVCLGDRYRFGEVLLEVSQARQPCWKLNDRFGVADMARRMQANGRTGWYYRVIEAGRAEAGERLHLIARPWPRWSLQRIATMLFVRTLDREELQAALALPLVPSWRKLVEARLARGQVEDWSKRIDGPSRS from the coding sequence ATGGGATCGAACGAGGCGGGAACGACGGTGACCGCGCTGCTGTGCGGTCGCGCCGTCGCCTACAGCCGGCCGGGCAGCGTCAGCGCGATCGACAAGCGGCCGTTGCACGGCCCGGTGCGGATCGGCGAGCTCGGCCTGGACGGCGACGAGCAGGGCGACCTGCGCGTGCACGGCGGGCCGGACAAGGCCGTGCACCACTATCCGCGCGAGCACTACCGGCGTTGGCGCGAGGAGGTCGGCGCGCACGCGCTGTTCGACGCGCCCGGCGCGTTCGGCGAGAACCTCAGCAGCGAAGGCCTGGACGAGGCCGCGGTGTGCCTGGGCGATCGCTACCGCTTCGGCGAGGTCCTGCTCGAAGTGAGCCAGGCGCGGCAGCCGTGCTGGAAGCTCAACGACCGCTTCGGCGTCGCCGACATGGCGCGGCGGATGCAGGCCAACGGCCGCACTGGCTGGTACTACCGGGTGATCGAAGCCGGCCGGGCCGAGGCCGGCGAACGCTTGCATCTGATCGCGCGGCCGTGGCCGCGGTGGTCGCTGCAGCGCATCGCGACGATGCTGTTCGTGCGCACGCTCGACCGCGAAGAACTGCAGGCCGCGCTGGCCTTGCCGCTGGTGCCGTCGTGGCGCAAGCTGGTCGAAGCCCGGCTCGCGCGCGGCCAGGTCGAGGATTGGAGCAAGCGGATCGACGGGCCATCGCGCAGCTGA
- the gpmI gene encoding 2,3-bisphosphoglycerate-independent phosphoglycerate mutase produces MSATSRPKPVVLLILDGWGHRDDPADNALAQADLPNWRALLASQAHTLIHTEGRHVGLPDGQMGNSEVGHMNLGAGRIVYQDLTRIDAAVEDGSFFANQELRAACAAAQAAGATLHLLGLLSPGGVHSHERHIFAMIELARREGVAKVAVHAFLDGRDMPPKSAAPSLQRLQQACDEAGNAHIASIGGRYYAMDRDKRWDRQLRAWDAIVEARSEQHAATALEGLEAAYARGETDEFVAPTVIGDARPMADGDAVVFMNFRADRARQLTAAFVDPNFDGYQARTPKLSRFVCLTEYDAKLPASVAFGPDDLRNTLGELLAEHGLSQLRIAETEKYAHVTFFFSGGREEPYAGETRILVPSPKVATYDLQPEMSCPEVTAKLVETIRAQAVDVAICNIANPDMVGHTGDLQAAILAAQAVDKAIGAIAAAVQEVHGALLITADHGNLEMMRDASTGQPHTAHTVGPVPLVYVGPRKAALRSGGALRDVAPTILDLLGLPQPEEMTGRSLLEG; encoded by the coding sequence GTGTCTGCGACCTCCCGCCCCAAGCCCGTAGTGCTGCTGATCCTCGACGGCTGGGGCCACCGCGACGACCCGGCCGACAACGCCCTGGCCCAGGCCGACCTGCCGAACTGGCGCGCGCTGCTGGCCAGCCAGGCGCACACCCTGATCCACACCGAGGGCCGCCACGTCGGCCTGCCCGACGGGCAGATGGGCAATTCCGAGGTCGGCCACATGAACCTCGGCGCCGGCCGCATCGTCTACCAGGACCTGACCCGCATCGACGCGGCGGTCGAGGACGGCAGCTTCTTCGCCAACCAGGAACTGCGCGCCGCCTGCGCCGCGGCCCAGGCCGCCGGCGCGACCTTGCACCTGCTGGGCCTGCTCTCGCCCGGCGGCGTGCACAGCCACGAGCGGCACATTTTCGCGATGATCGAACTGGCCCGCCGCGAAGGCGTGGCGAAGGTCGCCGTGCACGCCTTCCTCGACGGCCGCGACATGCCGCCGAAGTCGGCCGCGCCGAGCCTGCAACGCCTGCAGCAGGCCTGCGACGAGGCCGGCAACGCGCATATCGCCAGCATCGGCGGCCGCTACTACGCGATGGACCGCGACAAGCGCTGGGACCGCCAGCTGCGCGCCTGGGACGCGATCGTCGAAGCGCGCAGCGAACAGCATGCCGCGACCGCGCTGGAAGGCCTCGAAGCGGCCTACGCGCGCGGCGAGACCGACGAATTCGTCGCCCCCACCGTGATCGGCGACGCCCGGCCGATGGCCGACGGCGACGCGGTGGTGTTCATGAACTTCCGCGCCGACCGCGCGCGCCAGCTCACCGCCGCGTTCGTGGATCCGAACTTCGACGGCTATCAGGCGCGCACGCCGAAGCTGTCGCGCTTCGTCTGTCTGACCGAATACGACGCCAAGCTGCCGGCGTCGGTCGCGTTCGGCCCCGACGATCTGCGCAATACGCTCGGCGAGTTGCTGGCCGAGCATGGCCTGAGCCAGCTGCGCATCGCCGAAACCGAGAAGTACGCCCACGTCACCTTCTTCTTCAGCGGCGGCCGCGAAGAGCCCTACGCCGGCGAAACCCGCATCCTGGTGCCGAGCCCGAAGGTCGCCACCTACGACCTGCAGCCGGAAATGAGCTGCCCGGAAGTGACCGCCAAGCTGGTCGAGACGATCCGCGCGCAGGCGGTGGACGTGGCGATCTGCAACATCGCCAACCCCGACATGGTCGGCCACACCGGCGACCTGCAGGCCGCGATCCTGGCCGCGCAGGCGGTCGACAAGGCCATCGGCGCGATCGCCGCGGCGGTGCAGGAGGTGCACGGCGCGCTGCTGATCACCGCCGACCACGGCAACCTGGAGATGATGCGCGACGCCTCGACCGGGCAGCCGCATACCGCGCACACCGTCGGCCCGGTGCCGCTGGTGTACGTCGGCCCGCGCAAGGCGGCGCTGCGTTCCGGCGGCGCGCTGCGCGACGTCGCGCCGACCATCCTGGATCTGCTCGGGCTGCCGCAGCCCGAGGAGATGACCGGCCGCAGCCTGCTGGAGGGCTGA
- a CDS encoding thioredoxin family protein — MRQKAVFFHAGCPVCVAAEQQVAEAIDRARFEVEVVHLGEASARIAEARAAGVISVPALVLQEQVFHINFGAALSDLG; from the coding sequence ATGCGTCAGAAAGCCGTGTTCTTTCATGCCGGTTGCCCGGTGTGCGTGGCCGCCGAACAGCAGGTCGCCGAAGCCATCGACCGCGCGCGTTTCGAGGTCGAGGTCGTGCACCTGGGCGAGGCCTCGGCGCGGATCGCCGAGGCCCGCGCGGCCGGGGTGATCTCGGTGCCGGCCCTGGTCCTGCAGGAGCAGGTCTTCCACATCAACTTCGGCGCGGCCTTGTCCGACCTGGGTTGA
- a CDS encoding rhomboid family intramembrane serine protease, with product MFVAIPSRERARLRWATPLLFALLWICFIVSAVVLPDPEQRRLMLEWGALSGGLSSPEAWWDAVREGSLLRLFSALFLHADWAHLLGNLVFLLIFGLPAERAMGPWRLLALFLCGGAVANLAAVIAIATPDRLIIGASGAVSALIGAYLALFPGAKLGVVVPLGLFLQFVKVPAPLLIGVWALLQVVFTFIGPAFGAVAWSAHLAGFAFGGAFALIARAGIARRLRRKRGY from the coding sequence GTGTTCGTCGCCATTCCCTCGCGCGAACGCGCCCGCCTGCGTTGGGCAACCCCGTTATTGTTCGCGCTGCTGTGGATCTGCTTCATCGTCTCGGCCGTGGTCCTGCCCGATCCGGAGCAGCGCCGGCTGATGCTGGAATGGGGCGCGCTGTCGGGCGGCCTGTCCTCGCCGGAAGCGTGGTGGGACGCGGTCCGCGAGGGCAGCCTGCTGCGGCTGTTCAGCGCCTTGTTCCTGCATGCCGACTGGGCGCATCTGCTCGGCAACCTGGTATTCCTGCTGATCTTCGGCCTGCCGGCCGAGCGGGCGATGGGGCCGTGGCGGCTGCTGGCGCTGTTCCTGTGCGGCGGCGCGGTGGCCAATCTCGCCGCGGTGATCGCCATCGCCACCCCGGACCGGCTGATCATCGGCGCCAGCGGCGCGGTGTCGGCGCTGATCGGCGCCTACCTGGCGCTGTTCCCCGGCGCCAAGCTCGGCGTGGTGGTGCCGCTGGGCCTGTTCCTGCAGTTCGTCAAAGTGCCCGCACCGCTGCTGATCGGGGTGTGGGCGCTGCTGCAAGTGGTGTTCACCTTCATCGGCCCGGCGTTCGGCGCAGTGGCCTGGTCGGCGCACCTGGCCGGCTTCGCCTTCGGCGGCGCGTTCGCGCTGATCGCGCGCGCGGGCATCGCGCGGCGGTTGCGGCGCAAGCGCGGGTATTGA
- a CDS encoding murein hydrolase activator EnvC family protein — protein sequence MRIACAWMLALLAALPLAAPPARAAAQQGSSRETERKLEKIKTELKSVAAERRKLEGQRGDAAQKLRAADEQVGRSNRVLRDTETRLAREHAALKQTQDQRDSLKKNLGARRKELEQLLRAAYAQGNDAPLKALLSQDRVADSGRILTYHGYLQRDRARRIDELTAQLRELDRLEREIVERRASLDSTRKQQRAQLGQLEKDRKDRAVLVAQINEKYEDRSTRERELGRDAKGLEQLLAKLRAAAARAEAQRRAAAKARAEREAREARAAAAAAAKGKPAPVRKPPVAVASAPAPQVGGLGWPVSGALLAGFGGTMPDGRSSEGLLIGAPAGATVKAVGDGTVVYSEWMTGYGLLLIVDHGNGYMSLYANNDALLKDAGATVKKGDAVATVGSSGGHGRPALYFELRRGGQPVNPGVWLRR from the coding sequence ATGCGTATCGCGTGCGCGTGGATGTTGGCGCTGCTGGCGGCGCTGCCGTTGGCGGCGCCGCCGGCGCGCGCCGCGGCGCAGCAGGGCAGCAGCCGCGAGACCGAGCGCAAGCTCGAGAAGATCAAGACCGAGTTGAAGTCGGTCGCGGCCGAGCGGCGCAAGCTGGAAGGACAGCGCGGCGATGCGGCGCAGAAGCTGCGCGCGGCCGACGAACAGGTCGGCCGTTCCAACCGGGTGCTGCGCGACACCGAGACGCGGCTGGCGCGCGAGCACGCCGCGCTCAAGCAGACCCAGGACCAGCGCGATTCGCTCAAGAAGAATCTCGGCGCGCGCCGCAAGGAGCTGGAACAACTGCTGCGCGCCGCCTATGCGCAGGGCAACGATGCGCCGCTCAAGGCGCTGCTGTCGCAGGACCGGGTCGCCGACAGCGGCCGCATCCTGACCTATCACGGCTATCTGCAGCGCGACCGCGCGCGCCGCATCGACGAACTGACCGCGCAGCTGCGCGAGCTGGACCGGCTCGAACGCGAGATCGTCGAGCGCCGCGCCAGCCTCGACAGCACCCGCAAGCAACAGCGCGCGCAGCTGGGCCAGCTCGAGAAGGACCGCAAGGACCGCGCCGTCCTGGTCGCCCAGATCAACGAAAAATACGAAGACCGCAGCACCCGCGAGCGCGAACTCGGCCGCGACGCCAAGGGGCTCGAGCAATTGTTGGCCAAGCTGCGCGCGGCCGCCGCGCGCGCCGAGGCCCAGCGCCGCGCCGCGGCCAAGGCCCGCGCCGAACGCGAAGCGCGCGAGGCGCGCGCCGCCGCCGCGGCGGCGGCCAAGGGCAAGCCCGCGCCGGTGCGCAAGCCGCCGGTCGCGGTCGCCAGCGCGCCCGCGCCGCAGGTCGGCGGCCTGGGATGGCCGGTGTCGGGCGCGTTGCTGGCCGGCTTCGGCGGCACCATGCCCGACGGCCGCAGCAGCGAGGGCCTGCTGATCGGCGCGCCGGCCGGCGCCACGGTCAAGGCGGTCGGCGACGGCACCGTGGTCTATTCGGAATGGATGACCGGCTACGGCCTGTTGCTGATCGTCGACCACGGCAACGGCTACATGAGTCTGTACGCCAACAACGACGCCCTGCTCAAGGACGCCGGGGCGACGGTCAAGAAGGGCGACGCCGTCGCCACCGTCGGCAGTTCCGGCGGCCACGGCCGGCCGGCGTTGTACTTCGAATTGCGCCGCGGCGGGCAGCCGGTGAACCCGGGCGTGTGGCTGCGGCGTTGA
- a CDS encoding OmpP1/FadL family transporter, whose product MQPSHRTIRLTAIALGVAGVISFGSAGATGFQIRENSVKNQGRAFAGSAVSEKDASVVSNNPAAMVNLDSTTIRGDVTAIDLTAKFTGNGTAAAGTPAARAMTGGNGGDPGDVTPVPALSIVVPLSGSFEKLTLGAQLSAPFGLKTEYDPNWIGRYSAIESEVKTIDLTLSAAVKLTDRFSVGAGFVYERAEATLTNAVDFGGLICRMSPAACAVPNTPYGPQRADGLAKVKGDDTGIGWILGFQWKPTDRLAIGYSHRSEIDHDLEGTVTFTKPASVAPLLANTVYNTAPGGAALTTPSTDTLSVSYAFSDQFRMMFDAQKTDWHSLQTVEIKRFDGIDISKEEFQWEDTMMYALGAEYDLNDRFTLRGGIAKDETPTNDTHRTPRLPDNDRTLYSVGLTWNANEHLSVDAAFTRIQIDSPDVDIVSTSGSTLVGKFKGHANLFGVSAQYKF is encoded by the coding sequence ATGCAACCCTCACACCGCACCATCCGCCTGACCGCGATCGCATTGGGCGTGGCCGGCGTCATCAGCTTCGGCTCGGCCGGCGCCACCGGTTTCCAGATTCGCGAGAACAGCGTCAAGAACCAGGGCCGCGCCTTTGCCGGCAGCGCCGTTTCGGAGAAGGACGCGTCGGTCGTCTCGAACAACCCGGCGGCGATGGTGAACCTGGACTCGACCACGATCCGTGGCGACGTCACCGCGATCGACCTGACCGCAAAATTCACCGGCAACGGCACCGCCGCGGCTGGCACTCCGGCTGCCCGCGCGATGACCGGCGGCAACGGCGGCGACCCGGGCGACGTGACTCCGGTCCCGGCGCTGTCGATCGTGGTCCCGCTGTCGGGCTCGTTCGAGAAGCTCACCCTGGGCGCCCAGCTCAGCGCGCCGTTCGGCCTGAAGACCGAATACGACCCGAACTGGATCGGCCGCTACAGCGCCATCGAGTCGGAAGTGAAGACCATCGACCTGACCCTGTCGGCCGCGGTCAAGCTGACCGACCGCTTCTCGGTCGGCGCCGGCTTCGTCTACGAGCGCGCCGAGGCGACGCTGACCAACGCCGTCGACTTCGGCGGCCTGATCTGCCGCATGAGCCCGGCCGCCTGCGCGGTGCCGAACACCCCGTACGGCCCGCAGCGCGCCGACGGCCTGGCCAAGGTCAAGGGCGACGATACCGGCATCGGCTGGATCCTGGGCTTCCAGTGGAAGCCGACCGACCGCCTGGCGATCGGTTACTCGCACCGCTCCGAGATCGACCACGACCTGGAAGGCACGGTGACCTTCACCAAGCCGGCCTCGGTCGCTCCGCTGCTGGCCAACACCGTGTACAACACGGCGCCGGGCGGCGCGGCGCTGACCACGCCGAGCACCGACACGCTGAGCGTGTCCTACGCCTTCTCCGACCAGTTCCGCATGATGTTCGATGCGCAGAAGACCGATTGGCACTCGCTGCAGACCGTGGAAATCAAGCGTTTCGACGGCATCGACATCAGCAAGGAAGAGTTCCAGTGGGAAGACACGATGATGTACGCGCTGGGCGCCGAATACGATCTCAATGATCGTTTCACCCTGCGCGGCGGCATCGCCAAGGACGAAACCCCGACCAACGACACCCACCGCACCCCGCGCCTGCCCGACAACGACCGTACCCTGTACTCGGTCGGCCTGACCTGGAACGCGAACGAGCACCTGAGCGTGGACGCCGCGTTCACCCGCATCCAGATCGACAGCCCGGACGTGGACATCGTCTCCACTAGCGGCTCGACCCTGGTCGGCAAGTTCAAGGGCCACGCCAACCTGTTCGGCGTCTCGGCGCAGTACAAGTTCTAA
- a CDS encoding DUF6053 domain-containing protein: protein MPLFQLEAIGHKSVGTEVPPTEATAAKAVDFNATAEFAAHSTGSKNARSNR from the coding sequence ATGCCTTTGTTTCAGCTCGAAGCGATCGGGCACAAGAGCGTCGGGACTGAAGTCCCTCCCACAGAAGCTACTGCCGCAAAAGCCGTGGACTTCAATGCGACAGCCGAGTTCGCGGCTCACTCGACCGGATCGAAGAACGCGCGCAGCAACCGGTAA
- a CDS encoding DUF3574 domain-containing protein: MLRPFSLAIALCALSACASLAPLPVKPGDPSACAERRQDRVLFGMNSPDGPVGEAQWQSFLAEVVTPRFPAGLTVYQAKGQWRGDSGQVEQEDSRAIDVIHADTAEERKRVVEIADEYKRRFKQEAVLIVSSPVRACFAVTAKPRGRVG; the protein is encoded by the coding sequence ATGCTCCGCCCCTTCTCGCTCGCCATCGCCCTGTGCGCGCTCAGCGCCTGCGCCTCGCTGGCGCCGCTGCCGGTCAAGCCCGGCGATCCCTCGGCTTGCGCCGAACGCCGCCAGGACCGGGTGCTGTTCGGCATGAACAGTCCCGACGGCCCGGTCGGCGAAGCGCAGTGGCAGTCGTTCCTGGCCGAAGTCGTCACCCCGCGCTTCCCCGCCGGGCTCACCGTCTACCAGGCCAAGGGGCAGTGGCGCGGCGACAGCGGCCAGGTCGAGCAGGAAGATTCGCGCGCGATCGACGTGATCCATGCGGACACCGCCGAGGAACGCAAGCGCGTGGTCGAGATCGCCGACGAGTACAAGCGACGGTTCAAGCAGGAGGCGGTGCTGATCGTGAGTTCGCCGGTGCGGGCGTGCTTCGCGGTTACGGCGAAACCGCGTGGGCGGGTCGGTTAG
- a CDS encoding DPP IV N-terminal domain-containing protein, with translation MKGILAPLSLLAMSIVSSPVFAQDATAYPCFQCSDAEMVGVAKSYGSGTRYIYSLMDRIAGFNVQGNSVTSFPPDQFVQDQFWALSNLYIESNGSMIISIVLTIPESEAGLASPVVARSVAAKDRVVAMAGDGTVNAYDVLRSSQARNLVDQKLKENPKMAFTAAASSMGRAIKFEHLTSGNAKLSTEVKFPDGSRVVFVFNYDTKIWEYAKGTAVDSNNNSIPDVATDFAGGDVGYAEFGFSSGFGSDVTDFIHRANMMGIPVTGQRGSGKTGIACTKVGSSIRCQLVSL, from the coding sequence ATGAAGGGAATTCTTGCGCCTCTTTCGCTACTGGCCATGTCGATAGTGTCGTCGCCCGTATTTGCGCAAGATGCGACCGCATATCCGTGTTTTCAGTGCTCCGATGCGGAGATGGTCGGAGTTGCCAAGTCTTATGGCTCTGGAACTAGATACATCTATAGCCTCATGGACAGGATTGCGGGGTTCAATGTCCAAGGCAATTCGGTGACATCTTTTCCGCCTGATCAGTTCGTGCAAGATCAATTCTGGGCACTCTCCAATCTTTACATCGAATCCAACGGCTCGATGATAATTTCCATCGTGTTGACTATTCCGGAGAGTGAGGCAGGCCTTGCGTCGCCCGTCGTTGCACGATCGGTCGCTGCGAAAGATCGAGTTGTCGCGATGGCCGGCGACGGAACCGTCAATGCTTATGATGTCTTGAGGTCGAGCCAAGCTCGCAATCTTGTAGATCAAAAGCTCAAAGAAAACCCGAAGATGGCATTCACAGCGGCTGCTTCGAGCATGGGAAGGGCCATCAAGTTCGAGCATCTCACGAGCGGAAATGCAAAGCTAAGTACCGAGGTCAAGTTCCCAGATGGCAGCAGAGTTGTATTTGTTTTCAACTACGACACGAAAATCTGGGAGTACGCTAAGGGAACTGCAGTAGACTCCAACAACAATTCGATTCCGGATGTTGCTACTGATTTCGCAGGTGGAGATGTAGGCTATGCGGAGTTTGGTTTCAGCAGTGGATTCGGCTCCGACGTTACGGATTTCATCCATCGAGCAAACATGATGGGCATTCCCGTCACTGGACAGCGTGGCTCGGGAAAGACCGGCATTGCTTGCACTAAAGTCGGCTCGTCAATCAGGTGTCAACTGGTCTCGCTTTAG
- a CDS encoding S41 family peptidase, with the protein MSLRHPLRSLLPLALALGAVPALAQQPAPPAQATPPAAPVQAPPAASQPAPAADDADDADAQDDGQATPPAQAPGKRSAKAGKDDSDSKVPIDEIRRYVAVYNAVKQAYVEPVDDAKLMHSAIRGLLFDLDPHSVYFDKADAENFDEQSRGNYDGIGVELLRQPDGTLRVISPIDDTPAARAGIKAGDLITAIDGKPFKVDEGDSSGPLRGAPGSKVVLTIVREGRDKPFDVTVARETIRVASVKSRMLEPGYGYLRVSAFQADTAADFETQLRKLKEQSGGKLRGLVLDLRSNPGGLLTSAVQIADDLLERGKIVSTRGRIAISDAEFSATPGDLLDGAPLMVLVDAGSASASEVLAGALRDNGRGRVIGSRTFGKGSVQTVLPLDNGDSVKLTTARYYTPSGKSIQALGIVPDVTLRAPKDDKSDRPSYTEAALPGHLHGDEEGQPGSNAGEVLDGDGPIASALAELKTPGATKAAQSAKKPAPAAKR; encoded by the coding sequence ATGTCCCTGCGTCACCCCCTGCGTAGTCTGCTTCCGCTCGCCCTGGCGCTGGGCGCCGTGCCGGCCCTGGCCCAGCAGCCCGCGCCGCCCGCGCAGGCGACCCCGCCCGCCGCGCCGGTGCAAGCGCCGCCCGCCGCGTCCCAGCCCGCGCCCGCCGCCGACGATGCGGACGATGCCGACGCGCAAGACGACGGCCAGGCCACGCCGCCGGCGCAGGCGCCGGGCAAGCGCAGCGCCAAGGCCGGCAAGGACGACAGCGATTCGAAGGTGCCGATCGACGAGATCCGCCGCTACGTCGCGGTCTACAACGCGGTCAAGCAGGCGTATGTCGAACCCGTCGACGACGCCAAGCTGATGCATTCGGCGATCCGCGGCCTGCTGTTCGACCTCGACCCGCACAGCGTCTATTTCGACAAGGCCGACGCCGAGAATTTCGACGAACAATCGCGCGGCAACTACGACGGCATCGGCGTGGAGCTGCTGCGCCAGCCCGACGGCACGCTGCGGGTGATCTCGCCGATCGACGACACTCCGGCCGCGCGCGCCGGGATCAAGGCCGGCGACCTGATCACCGCGATCGACGGCAAGCCGTTCAAGGTCGACGAAGGCGACAGTTCCGGCCCGCTGCGCGGCGCGCCGGGCAGCAAGGTCGTGCTGACCATCGTGCGCGAGGGCCGCGACAAGCCCTTCGACGTGACCGTGGCGCGCGAGACCATCCGCGTGGCCAGCGTCAAGAGCCGCATGCTCGAGCCGGGCTACGGCTACCTGCGGGTGAGCGCGTTCCAGGCCGACACCGCGGCCGATTTCGAAACCCAGCTGCGCAAGCTCAAGGAGCAGTCCGGCGGCAAGCTGCGCGGCCTGGTGCTGGACCTGCGCAGCAATCCCGGCGGCCTGCTGACCTCGGCGGTGCAGATCGCCGACGACCTGCTCGAGCGCGGCAAGATCGTCAGCACCCGCGGCCGCATCGCCATCAGCGACGCCGAATTCAGCGCCACCCCGGGCGACCTGCTCGACGGCGCGCCGCTGATGGTGCTGGTCGACGCCGGTTCGGCCAGCGCCTCGGAAGTGCTGGCCGGCGCGTTGCGCGACAACGGCCGCGGCCGGGTGATCGGCAGCCGCACCTTCGGCAAGGGCTCGGTGCAGACCGTGTTGCCGCTGGACAACGGCGACTCGGTCAAGCTCACCACCGCGCGCTATTACACGCCCAGCGGCAAGTCGATCCAGGCGCTGGGCATCGTGCCCGACGTGACCCTGCGCGCGCCCAAGGACGACAAGAGCGACCGTCCCAGCTATACCGAGGCGGCCTTGCCCGGCCACCTGCACGGCGACGAAGAAGGCCAGCCGGGCAGCAACGCCGGCGAGGTGCTCGACGGCGACGGCCCGATCGCTTCGGCGCTGGCGGAGTTGAAGACGCCCGGCGCGACCAAGGCGGCGCAGTCGGCGAAGAAGCCGGCGCCCGCGGCCAAGCGCTGA